Within Blastocatellia bacterium, the genomic segment ATGGTCAAGAAAGATTAGACTCCAGAAGGATATCTCCCTGAGATAGATCAATTTGAGAGCCACAGACATCAGGGGGGACTCGTTCCCGCTCCATTGTCAGCCGGCATGTGATGACGCATCTCACACGGGCGAGTAACGCTGCCCCCCTGAGGGTTGTCGCTACAAACCTTTTAGCATTATCTTTAGGCGGCCATTATGCTAGAATTGGCCTCCTTCAGGAGGTGAGTGACGGCACTATGCTTGTACCAATGGTCATCGAGACAACGAGTCGAGGCGAGCGAGCCTACGACATTTACTCGCGACTCCTCAAGGAGCGCATTGTTTTCCTCGGCACTCCGATTGACGATCAGATCGCCAATCTCATCATCGCCCAACTTCTCTTTCTGGAGGCGGAAGACCCCGAACGAGACATCACCCTTCACATCAACAGTCCGGGGGGCTCGATCACAGCGGGCCTCGCCATTTACGACACGATGCAATTCATCCGCCCGGACGTCGCCACTATCTGTGTAGGTGAGGCAGAAGCTATCGCCGCTCTGCTTCTGGCTGCCGGGGCACCGGGCAAACGCTATACCCTGCCCAACTCCCGTATGGTCATCTATCAGCCCTACCTCTATGGGATCTCCGGTCAGGCGACCGACATCCGGATTCACGCGGAAGAGCTGATGCGACTCCGCAAGCTTGTCAGCTCACTCCTGGCCCGCCACACGGGACGCACGGTCGAGGAGATCGAACGGGACGTTGAAAGAGACTTCATTCTCACAGCCGACCAGGCCGTCTCCTATGGACTCGTTGACCGTGTCCTCCAGTCGCGAAAAGTTGCAGAAACTGCCGTCGCCCGGATGACGCGGTGACAATTTCATGCTAATATAACGGCAGGTTGACACGATTATTACATTCTGGAGGAGGCTATGGCAAAAAAGGGTCTCACGAAAGCCCAAGTGATCGGCCACTTTGCCGATAAGATCGGCGTGAAACGGGCGGTGGTCAGGAGTTTTTTCGACGAACTGACGGCACTTGCTGCTAAGGAGGTCAAGAAATCGGGCCAGTTTGTCATTCCAGGCATCGGCAAGCTCGTTCTTTCCAAACGCAAAGCACGTATGGGGCGTAATCCGCAGACCGGTGAACCGATTCAAATCCCTGCCAAGACGGTTTTGAAATTCCGCATTGCCAAGCAAATGAAGGATACCGTCTTGCCCAAGAAATAGTTCAGCACTGACTCTTATTACAGCCACGAGCTGACCCCCTGAAGCTTCTTCCCCTGTCACTCGTGGCTGTTTTCATAACCGTACCGT encodes:
- a CDS encoding ATP-dependent Clp protease proteolytic subunit, with the protein product MLVPMVIETTSRGERAYDIYSRLLKERIVFLGTPIDDQIANLIIAQLLFLEAEDPERDITLHINSPGGSITAGLAIYDTMQFIRPDVATICVGEAEAIAALLLAAGAPGKRYTLPNSRMVIYQPYLYGISGQATDIRIHAEELMRLRKLVSSLLARHTGRTVEEIERDVERDFILTADQAVSYGLVDRVLQSRKVAETAVARMTR
- a CDS encoding HU family DNA-binding protein, translated to MAKKGLTKAQVIGHFADKIGVKRAVVRSFFDELTALAAKEVKKSGQFVIPGIGKLVLSKRKARMGRNPQTGEPIQIPAKTVLKFRIAKQMKDTVLPKK